The stretch of DNA AGATATTATGTAGCATTGCCATCAGAAATAAGAGGAAACCATTTCAGATGGTATCGGAAGTTTATACCACAAGAGCTGAATGCAGCGTCTTTACTACTACTATGACAACAGTTCCTCTTGGGAATCTACTTTCCGCAACCAATTGGCATTCACCTGTAAATATGTTTACCCTCCACAGTGAAGTTACCTAATTGACCAAAGAACATAACACCAGATCCCACCAAATATCTAGCACAACAATAAAATTACCCCAATGACGCAAGCACTTCAGTAAATGCCGAGGTAAGGGTGCGTTAGATGTACACAACAACACAGCTTGTTTATGAATTGAcccataatgaaaattacatcTAGAATTTCACATTGACTACTACCTCACAATAAATAACAATCACATCCAGTTTAGTGAAGCACTTTGCTTCATTCCATACAAATCCAaaaacaaacaagaaacaacAGCGAGTCCTTGGCTCCATTGGAGATGGAAACACAACCTTGTATTCATGAGGGTGGTTCTAATATGGACTAAACCGTGCATCCTTAGTTTAAAGAAGCGCGCCTTGGATGAGGCACTAGCCAAAACGCCTTGGTGCATTTAGGAGCGTCTTTCAGATAAGGCTCATCTAACGAGGCTAACTAGCACGAACttttcatatatttttcttttagATCTTTCATTATGTCAAATTTTTCCCCAATTATTTCCAAGTTTTACTCCATTACATGTTAGTCAACTTCAAAACAATTCCGAAAAGGGTACTGTCCCCCAAATTTTAATTTGCAAATGCACAACTTGTTATCAAAAATAGGGTGTCTTGCGTCCAAACTGTGCGCGCCTTCACCACCTTGTGCCTTAATCGCCTTGGCCCCTTAGCGCCTCATCAAACTAAGAGTGCATCTAAGTCAAACTTGTATAAGAAATTCCACCAGTATATAATTATCAACATTGAATTGACCATGCCAACATGAGCAAGCACAAATAAAACAAACTAGACACCCTTCTATACTCTATAGGTCAGGTGATGACAATGCACAATACACAGCATGTTTAGAACCCTATGAAACCACGAATTTTGCGAGGAAAATACACAAATGAATTTCAAGAAGGGTAATACCTCCTCACGGAGAAGCCCAGGAACTAACACGTAAACTTCAAAACAATCCTtctgtataaaaagaaaaaaagaaaaaaacacaaTTATCATATGATGGATTAGCTGGAGATAAAATATAAGGGACAGACAATTCACAGCTAAATAATTAGAAACTCACACTTTCTCGAACATTGATTTTCACCCAATCAGCAGGGGGGCCAACGTCAATAATTGTTGCCACAAGTCTATCAACAAAGGACAATAAGTTAGAGAGGCAAAAATATGAAGGAAAAAATAGCACTAATACAAGACCAAGATAGGGTGCAATTaaagaatgtgcttaagggaGCAATGACATAGAAAGATAATTTCACACTGAGTTATAAGAGAATTCTATCTTAATGAGGCTAAAAGACGGTAAATAAAAGAGAGACCAAAAGTCGAGATCTTAACTGATTATTTAGTTCAGCTTGCATATCATTTTCTTCATGCACCATATTATTTGGTTTCCTTTGCTTTACGCCTAAATTATTAGAGTGCGAAATGAATTAATGTTCGAACATTACAAAATGTTTTAGGAAGCATATACACAATAATGAAATATGTACAGCAGGTCAGTAGCACACCAATGTTCTTAAGATGCTTTTCACGCTTCTGTGAAGAACTGGGATTCTTGTCCTGACAAGACAGAGCAAGATTAACTTCCACGAACCAACATAAATATGAAATAACTAAGAGAGTAATCGCTCAGATCAGCCAATAAATCTGTTACAAACTCCATTATATATTAAACATACCTTAACTATTGGCTCACCATCTTCTCCATAACCAGATTGCCGCTGAGAATGCCAACCCTGCATTGCACGAGTAGCTGATTCCCTTCTCACCCTACCTGAACTGGTAATAGCACCTCCCTACAGAGAAATAATATATTAAGAAAGCTATATAGCATATAAAACTATACATCTAGTACAATGAAAGAAGGGCTATTTGCACTCTAGAAAAGGACTGTTGTACTCCTTTGAAACAACCATTTTCAATATATTCGCTCACAAAAAGAGTGCTTGAAGCATATTTTGAAGTCCTAATAACACCTCCTATACAGAAAACCAACCAGAGAAAAATGTAATAGAAAAAAAAATCTCATCGGGAACATGGGATTTGAATGTCTTTAAAAGGATATGACCAAAAAATGTTCACAACGTCTATCCTCAAAGTAAGATAACTAAACTAAACAGAGGTAACGGCCAAATAAGTGCAAGGAATGCAATTGCAATATTAAAAGGAACCTACATTTGCAGGTTAATTCCTAATCAAGTATCACACATACGCAAATCATGACTACAAAATATCAAAACACCACAACGAATCCATGATACATCATACACCGCCAGATACTTCAAGATGAAGAAACTACCTCATTTTCACCAGAAGCAAGCTCAGGAGTGGGTGCATCTGGAAATTCAACCTCGCCCATCTCTATTTTATGCTTTTCGTATTCCAAAAGTGACTGCATGGAAGAAAAAAAAGACTCGTCCAAAAATGTATAACCCCAATAGAAGAATACCAAAGAAAGAAATCAATTAATAGAAATGATGATAGTAATAGGCCATAAGTGCACTTTAGCAACCAAGCATAAGCAAGACCCAATCTATTTAGCATTATTAAAACCTTTGTGCATGATCATTGCAAGAACAAGCACAGTAAGCAGGAATAGAAGATAAGTGAATGCTCTTCATCTCTTTTCATTGAAAGGAAACAATAATAGATTGCATAAATTACCTTTTCATAGAAAATTCGAAACGTCCAAGATATTGTGGTACAGGTCCTGACAAGAATGCCATGAACTAGTTCAATCCAATGCAAAAATAAACGATCGACGAGAACATAGATAAAATTAACAACTATAATTTAACTGCCAACAAAAGGCTTTAAATCTTTAATCACCAAGCATAAACATGGAGCAATCTAGAAAAGAAGGGATAACAAGGTCATATCTTACTTTGGCGGATGGAAAGATTCTCCAATTTGCCGCCAAAGCTTGTAAAATGTAACCTGCCACAATAGAAAATGAGAATTACTAAGCTTCTGAGGATAATCACGAGTGCATATACCTCGCATATACAGAAATATTGGAGTATCTACCATCAAAGAGATATGTAAATTGACACACACCAACATATATTTACTTCGGCAACTCAAATCATGCTTCAGAGTTTAAATGCCATGCATTACGTACTCATGCAGTAAAAGAAATCTCATGAACATGACCACCAACTATTTCATCGAGATACAATAAAAAAAGAAACATCTTTTATCATTATGAATAATAAATCTTCTACTATAAAGATAAGAGAATATGAGACTCGTGAGACCATCTCAGACTGACGCAGCAGAAAGTAGAAATAAAGTAAGGAGTCGAACACCGAAGACAAATGCTCTTAAAAACTGTGTAATGCATAGAAAACAGAACATGTATAACCCTATGTTGCTCAGACTCTTCAATATTACCTTGTGTACCCGTGTCGGACACTCGACAATCGGAAATGGGTAGGACACTCGGACATTTCATTTTTGACCAATAACATGAATTTTTTTCCATAAAATAGCCGAATCCGGCACTTGGACACACAACCGTGTTGGATACTTCCAACCACAATTATTCATCTATTCGTCAGCCTCTACATTGATTCCaagcaaaaaaaaaagtataaatgCCGTATCAAGAATCCTTAAGAAATCATACCCTGTCATATCCACCCAATTGAACAGTCAATCTCCATAACCTAGTAACAAAGAGGGGTTGACAATGTAAAAAATTAGCCCAAAAACTACTTTTTATAAGGCACCATAGGGAGTCAAAATCCAAGAAAAATAGAAGCTCGTGTCAAATCGTAAAGAAAGGGTACCATACTTAAGTAAGTTCAGAGGCTCCCCATAAAACTTAGGAGGTCGTATGTCCATGCGTCTCTCCTTGTAAAATGCTACCAGCTCTTTCATAAACTCCGCTTGTTCTTCTTTAGTTCCTGCCTCCTCATCGTCATCAATCCTCTGCAAGGACAAAACATTACTTCCCCAAACCATTAACATCCAAATTACACAATGTTCAAGATAAATACACTTTATTACGAGAAGGGAGGATCAAATGAGCGAGCACCTTTAACCTTTTTTTACCATCACTAAAACGCACACTAGCGGGGTCCTGAAGCGACCTAGCTAATAATCTCCCCGAGATGCGAGCAGGAGTAGCTTCAACAGAACTCCCACCATTTTGAATCTTGTTCTGAAACGATCCATCAACGG from Silene latifolia isolate original U9 population chromosome 10, ASM4854445v1, whole genome shotgun sequence encodes:
- the LOC141604796 gene encoding AT-rich interactive domain-containing protein 5-like, whose translation is MGNDDTEMAMGDARDEEAELDEGDTPSPVDEFNHGSPNVEENGHGNGNGDGHPGMKAVEEKLRAVDGSFQNKIQNGGSSVEATPARISGRLLARSLQDPASVRFSDGKKRLKRIDDDEEAGTKEEQAEFMKELVAFYKERRMDIRPPKFYGEPLNLLKLWRLTVQLGGYDRVTFYKLWRQIGESFHPPKTCTTISWTFRIFYEKSLLEYEKHKIEMGEVEFPDAPTPELASGENEGGAITSSGRVRRESATRAMQGWHSQRQSGYGEDGEPIVKDKNPSSSQKREKHLKNIGVKQRKPNNMVHEENDMQAELNNQLVATIIDVGPPADWVKINVRESKDCFEVYVLVPGLLREEVRVQSDASGRVVITGTPEQLDNPWGITPFKKIVNLPARIDTLHTSAVVSLHGRLFVRVPFAPPIQ